The following are from one region of the Pocillopora verrucosa isolate sample1 chromosome 3, ASM3666991v2, whole genome shotgun sequence genome:
- the LOC131780247 gene encoding uracil-DNA glycosylase-like, with product MQFNCEHAKYSLNLLDDFVDECVLAKEEYKTWHKFFLETIKKSNNMWVTLNNELKAAGQKTINYHKDAIEPKMSLIFNALKWVKVEDIKVVILGQDPTPQEGKAKGVAFLVDNPRTVPAVLNMLLEVAFEGFAVDLDHANVEEWLKKGVLLLNTAFTVPHKNKYNEQGEAKEKDHLAMWRPFTNALISYIKDNAPPSTWFLWGEKAKEFSVLINSNNHLIVTGRHPSPMGGTTGEGNKFFGGNYFNVANQFLETIGRGAIDWSLSSTGRNGLDLGLCLQTRIELQQRENEEQHLRNQQQQNQHDINSIAQKITKMQQEQPETLRQLQRIKHAQHLNAPKNIKSENEKQKFEQRYSFQGEMIEKYQKQLQALESQQRQIEESLIQNRRNQHHFRGLPRHLLKHNHQKQINAIDEELKQLR from the coding sequence ATGCAATTCAACTGCGAACACGCAAAGTATAGTCTGAACCTCCTGGACGATTTTGTCGATGAATGCGTTTTAGCCAAGGAGGAATACAAAACAtggcataaattttttttggaaactattaaaaaaagcaacaacatgTGGGTCACTTTAAATAACGAATTGAAAGCCGCAGGCCAAAAAACTATCAACTATCACAAAGATGCTATTGAACCAAAAATGTCTCTCATTTTCAACGCCTTAAAGTGGGTGAAAGTAGAAGATATCAAGGTAGTTATTCTCGGTCAGGATCCAACTCCTCAAGAAGGAAAAGCCAAAGGCGTGGCATTCCTAGTTGACAATCCTCGAACTGTTCCAGCAGTTTTGAACATGCTACTAGAAGTTGCCTTTGAGGGTTTTGCTGTGGATTTAGATCATGCTAACGTGGAGGAATGGTTAAAGAAAGGTGTTCTTTTGTTAAACACAGCATTCACAGTTCCACACAAAAATAAGTATAACGAGCAGGGGGAGGCGAAAGAAAAAGATCATCTTGCTATGTGGCGACCTTTTACCAACGCGCTTATCTCTTATATTAAGGACAATGCACCACCATCTACCTGGTTTCTCTGGGGAGAGAAGGCTAAAGAGTTTAGTGTGTTAATAAATTCTAACAATCACCTTATCGTCACGGGAAGACACCCCTCACCTATGGGGGGTACAACTGGGGAAGGGAACAAGTTTTTTGGTGGCAACTACTTTAACGTCGCTAATCAGTTTTTGGAAACGATTGGTCGCGGTGCCATAGACTGGTCGCTATCTAGTACAGGGCGAAATGGTTTAGATTTGGGACTATGTCTTCAGACACGAATAGAACTACAGCAACGAGAAAACGAAGAGCAACATCTTAGAAACCAACAGCAACAAAACCAACACGATATAAACTCAATTGcgcaaaaaataacaaaaatgcaGCAAGAGCAACCAGAGACACTGCGTCAGCTTCAAAGAATAAAACATGCACAGCATCTGAACGCGccaaaaaatattaaatctgAGAATGAGAAACAGAAGTTCGAACAACGATACAGTTTTCAAGGGGAGATGATTGAGAAATACCAAAAGCAATTACAGGCTCTAGAATCCCAACAGCGTCAAATTGAAGAAAGCTTGATACAAAATCGGAGAAATCAACACCATTTTAGAGGTTTACCACGACATCTTCTAAAACACAAccatcaaaaacaaataaatgcgATAGACGAAGAACTAAAACAATTAAGATGA